The following is a genomic window from Caldicellulosiruptor danielii.
ATGAAAAATGGAATCCCTAAAATCTTTCCTTGTCCTAAAAATTCAAATCCTTTGAGATTACCATACAGTGCAAGTGGTGAGCCTTGGGTCAAAACATAAGCTGCACCACGAGCTATTCCCATCATAGCCAATGTAACAATTAAAGGTGGAATACCAACTCTTGCGATAAAATAGCCATTGAAAAGTCCAATCAAAGCACAAACAATAAGTGCGATTAAGGACCCAATCCAGATATTAATTCCGAAGCTTAAATAAAGCCCACCTGCTATGACAGCCGAAAGTCCCAGAACAGAACCAACAGAAAGATCTACGCCACCTGAGACAAGCACAACAGTCATACCTATTGCGAGTATTCCATCTGCTGCAAGGCCCAAAGCTGTTGTTATAAGGTTTTCTGCAGTCAAGAAGTTTGGACTCAATATTGATATAATGGCGCTTATTACAATTATGATAAAAATTAAAGTAATTTCTCTAAACCCCATTAACTTTTTGAAAAAGCTCTTACTTGCTGCCTGATTTGAAGACTGTACTGACATTTCAATTCTTGCCTCCTTTTGCTCAGAATTATTTGTGTGCAGCAAGCTGCATGATGTTCTCTTCGGTGATTTTGTCTCCAGAAAGCTCGCCTGTTATCCTGCCCTCTCTCATGACAAGAACTCTATCACACATTCCAATGATTTCTGGCATCTCAGATGAAATCAGAATAATTCCTATGCCACTTTTGGCAAGTTCCCTGAGCAAGTTATGTATCTCTGCCTTTGCGCCAACGTCTATTCCACGCGTTGGCTCATCCAAAATCAAAATCCTTGGGTTTATCGCAAGCCACTTTGCAATCATTACCTTTTGCTGGTTTCCGCCAGAAAGACTCATAACAAGCTGAAGATATGAAGAAGTCTTTACATTGAGTTTTTTTACAAACTCCTGCACAAGCCCTATCTCCATATGCCTGTCAATCAAAAGTCTGTTGTAGTCATACTTAAGATAAATAGCCGAGACATTGTAGGCAACAGGAAGCTTTAGAAAAAGACCATACTGTTTTCTGTCTTCTGTAACATATCCGATTTTATGTCTGATAGCATCTTCGAATGAATTTATCTCAATCTTTTTCCCCTCAAGATAAATTTCCCCAGCGTGGCGCGGTAAAATTCCACAGATTGTCTGAGCAAGCTCAGTTCTTCCGCTTCCTACAAGACCTGCAAAACCCAAAATCTCACCTTCGTGCAGGGCAAATGATACATTCTGGACCTTATCTGAGCTAATATTCTCTACCCTGAAAACTTCTCTTCCAATTTTACTGCTCTTTGGTGGGTACATCTCTTTGATTTCTCTTCCAACCATCAGG
Proteins encoded in this region:
- a CDS encoding ABC transporter permease translates to MSVQSSNQAASKSFFKKLMGFREITLIFIIIVISAIISILSPNFLTAENLITTALGLAADGILAIGMTVVLVSGGVDLSVGSVLGLSAVIAGGLYLSFGINIWIGSLIALIVCALIGLFNGYFIARVGIPPLIVTLAMMGIARGAAYVLTQGSPLALYGNLKGFEFLGQGKILGIPFFIVFFILLIILFDFLMRKSAPFRLVYYVGSNENAAKLSGINVPKVKVSVYVLMSILAGIAGIFTLSRFSVAAPTAGNGSELNAISACVIGGASLAGGEGTVLGAILGTILVGIINNALVLLNVSVYWQNLVSGVILIAAVTIDYLTHQKKS
- a CDS encoding sugar ABC transporter ATP-binding protein, encoding MKDSASVELLRLNGITKTFPGTVALSDVSFSVNRAEIHAVVGENGAGKSTLMNIISGSFLPDKGEIYLEGKKVNIRSPRDAQNLGISIVHQELALCPHLTVAENIYIGRLPQKSGKIVDYKKLNKMSEEILALFDEVNIKPTDKVADLNVAQQQIVEIAKAITFNCKLLILDEPTSALSEADAAVLFKIIRELKSKGISILYISHRLREIFELADRITVLRDGRYITTLNTAETNPNQVVSLMVGREIKEMYPPKSSKIGREVFRVENISSDKVQNVSFALHEGEILGFAGLVGSGRTELAQTICGILPRHAGEIYLEGKKIEINSFEDAIRHKIGYVTEDRKQYGLFLKLPVAYNVSAIYLKYDYNRLLIDRHMEIGLVQEFVKKLNVKTSSYLQLVMSLSGGNQQKVMIAKWLAINPRILILDEPTRGIDVGAKAEIHNLLRELAKSGIGIILISSEMPEIIGMCDRVLVMREGRITGELSGDKITEENIMQLAAHK